One genomic region from Streptomyces sp. NBC_01431 encodes:
- a CDS encoding outer membrane protein assembly factor BamB family protein — translation MRRAWGGRSVVRMAVCAVAAGVTLSACTGGGPGTADKDSPRKAFDPPVRFGSASGVEAALSAARQPSTSSGDAARPAVSLAEGVAYVAGEDGLEAVDTATGSSRWKVGTTNPVEQGGFGTPRAAPLVVAGQSGATVFAAYDRTIAVQGTALARAVIEVLAVDARSGKAVWHGEFMPAPSARFEGRGLAADGNVAPQVIAADTSAVVVTAAETTYALDRSTGALRWKQRDFRAVSVSDGVVAGGESSGYEHGQLAGFALDSGQRRWTAVNTASRVGASAAGRGLLAGNDRETLVLVDARTGAERARYADGGHKHVHPWRCLWDTQSLVLCRDQLGGQVNALVVFDTSTVRKVWALPDASGRIVPEVTAVWHGAVYGRTGNGPVVLDGRTGKDRDTRPGAAPFEVDQYAGLAGNNGSAIALPASA, via the coding sequence ATGCGACGTGCCTGGGGCGGGCGCAGTGTGGTCCGTATGGCGGTGTGCGCGGTGGCTGCCGGGGTGACGCTGTCGGCGTGCACGGGTGGCGGGCCCGGCACCGCGGACAAAGACAGCCCCCGCAAGGCGTTCGACCCACCGGTGCGCTTCGGATCGGCTTCGGGTGTCGAGGCGGCGCTGTCGGCGGCGCGGCAGCCGAGCACTTCGAGTGGGGATGCGGCGCGGCCGGCGGTGTCGCTGGCGGAGGGTGTCGCCTACGTGGCCGGGGAGGACGGTCTGGAGGCTGTCGACACGGCCACGGGCAGCTCCCGATGGAAGGTGGGGACCACCAATCCGGTGGAACAGGGCGGGTTCGGTACTCCCAGGGCTGCTCCCCTGGTCGTAGCTGGTCAGAGTGGGGCGACCGTATTTGCCGCGTACGACAGGACGATTGCGGTTCAGGGCACGGCCCTTGCCCGCGCGGTCATCGAGGTCCTCGCGGTGGATGCGCGATCGGGCAAAGCGGTGTGGCACGGCGAGTTCATGCCCGCACCATCGGCCCGCTTCGAGGGCAGAGGCCTGGCGGCGGACGGCAACGTGGCACCCCAGGTGATCGCAGCTGACACCAGCGCGGTGGTCGTGACCGCTGCTGAGACGACGTACGCGCTGGACCGGTCGACCGGTGCGCTGCGATGGAAGCAGAGGGACTTCCGGGCCGTCAGCGTGTCCGATGGCGTGGTCGCGGGAGGGGAGTCGTCCGGCTACGAGCACGGGCAGCTCGCCGGATTCGCACTCGACAGCGGCCAACGCCGCTGGACCGCAGTGAACACCGCCAGCCGTGTCGGGGCTTCCGCGGCCGGCCGGGGGCTGCTGGCAGGCAATGACCGGGAGACGCTGGTGCTGGTCGATGCCCGCACCGGGGCAGAGCGAGCCCGGTACGCCGACGGCGGGCACAAGCACGTACACCCATGGCGCTGTCTGTGGGATACCCAGTCCCTCGTGCTGTGCCGGGATCAACTCGGCGGGCAGGTCAACGCGCTGGTCGTCTTCGACACGTCGACCGTGAGGAAGGTGTGGGCGCTGCCGGATGCATCGGGGCGAATCGTTCCGGAAGTGACTGCGGTGTGGCACGGAGCGGTCTACGGCAGAACCGGAAACGGCCCCGTCGTCCTGGACGGCCGCACCGGCAAGGACCGCGACACCAGGCCAGGGGCGGCCCCGTTCGAAGTCGACCAGTACGCCGGCCTCGCGGGGAACAACGGATCGGCCATCGCCCTCCCGGCCTCCGCCTGA
- a CDS encoding S1 RNA-binding domain-containing protein, with protein MAVERGGELSGIPAFGVFVRIEDREDGFEGLVHTSELDESTPVVIAVGDALTVKIIDVDLARRRIALSQTQAGTPREEGDRHS; from the coding sequence GTGGCGGTTGAGCGCGGTGGTGAACTGTCGGGCATCCCGGCGTTCGGCGTCTTCGTCCGCATCGAAGACCGAGAGGACGGCTTCGAAGGGCTCGTGCACACCAGCGAGCTGGATGAATCGACCCCAGTCGTCATCGCGGTCGGCGACGCCCTTACCGTGAAGATCATTGATGTCGATCTCGCCCGGCGTCGCATCGCGTTGTCGCAGACGCAGGCCGGAACACCCCGCGAAGAGGGAGATCGCCATTCCTGA
- a CDS encoding tetratricopeptide repeat protein: MARWWIGPSRSPGDPAGPEPEPEPRAVLEPGPRSEPEPEAGPDAEPEPRPGPESEFPTAAELVTTLTGLDGTEQEIVRVPIPADRHFEMKANALLGRLGPEHPETLAAFRDYARVLARVKERREEARERLTDLLLVQSRVLGYVHEDTLTTADDLAGLLRTTGQLGRAEELWRSVWNSRAELLGQDHPDTLRSAIRLAEVLEDLRRVPEATALRRDVWERRRRALGPDHPDTLSAANGHAISLIHAGRFEEAERELRDLIGRSEQRGERDDDILLEARGNLGAALCRLGRLQEAMEVLRAVLLELERAKGPDHDDTLAVHNNFAAVLHGMGRYSDAAAVLREVETRTSRLHGETHPDTLRARDNLANVLTDTGERQEAARLLRACLDGYRRAYGPGHPLVRSATERLDRLRDHPA, from the coding sequence ATGGCCCGATGGTGGATCGGCCCTTCGAGGTCCCCCGGCGACCCGGCCGGACCCGAGCCGGAACCCGAGCCCCGGGCCGTCCTTGAGCCCGGACCGAGGTCCGAACCCGAACCCGAGGCCGGGCCCGACGCCGAGCCCGAGCCCAGGCCCGGTCCGGAGTCCGAGTTTCCGACGGCGGCCGAGTTGGTCACCACACTCACGGGCCTGGACGGGACCGAACAGGAGATCGTCCGCGTCCCGATCCCCGCGGACCGGCACTTCGAGATGAAGGCCAACGCCCTGCTCGGGCGCCTCGGGCCGGAACATCCCGAGACGCTGGCCGCCTTCCGTGACTACGCCCGTGTGCTCGCACGCGTGAAGGAGCGCCGCGAGGAGGCCCGTGAACGGCTGACGGATCTGCTGCTGGTGCAGTCGCGGGTGCTGGGCTATGTGCACGAGGACACCCTCACGACAGCCGATGACCTCGCCGGACTGCTCCGGACGACAGGACAGCTCGGCAGGGCGGAGGAGCTATGGCGGAGCGTGTGGAACAGCCGGGCCGAGCTACTGGGCCAGGACCACCCCGATACGCTGCGCAGCGCGATCAGGCTCGCCGAGGTGCTGGAGGACCTGCGGCGGGTGCCGGAGGCCACCGCCCTGCGCAGAGACGTGTGGGAACGCCGGAGGCGCGCCCTCGGGCCGGACCACCCGGACACCCTGTCCGCCGCCAACGGCCACGCGATCTCCCTGATCCACGCGGGCCGGTTCGAGGAGGCCGAACGGGAACTGAGAGACCTGATCGGCAGGTCGGAGCAGCGCGGGGAACGCGACGACGACATCCTGCTCGAAGCCAGGGGCAACCTCGGCGCGGCCCTGTGCCGCCTGGGCCGCCTCCAGGAGGCCATGGAGGTGCTGCGCGCGGTTCTGCTCGAGCTTGAGCGCGCCAAGGGCCCGGATCACGACGACACACTCGCCGTCCACAACAACTTCGCTGCCGTGCTGCACGGCATGGGCCGCTACTCGGACGCCGCGGCCGTGCTGCGCGAGGTCGAGACCCGCACCTCACGGCTGCACGGTGAGACCCACCCCGACACCCTCAGGGCCCGTGACAACCTGGCCAACGTCCTGACCGACACCGGGGAACGACAGGAGGCCGCTCGACTGCTGCGGGCCTGCCTCGACGGCTACCGACGGGCGTACGGCCCCGGCCACCCCCTGGTCCGCTCGGCCACCGAGCGCCTCGACCGGCTGCGCGACCACCCGGCCTAA
- a CDS encoding CHAT domain-containing protein encodes MAYEGAATPADPTELASAQLRRFRHTHDRGDLDQAVEWFRAALREASDGPARRSCSANLATGLWFRWQASGDRRDRDELITLAGEAAATGQALEQDLLFLGVALRSRFGEERRREDRDRAVEALLRAADAPTEESRNKVMVLDHLGQLLMERFEETGAPSDLAGAEHAFRRALSLMPSGHAARPAVLHALAAVRERSFSLTGDPQSLCEGLDLRREALAESSPGVAHRAIVLDGLGAALRTWVDLSPDESAVEEMLRVTETALAEAPERADHRERLDALTGRGVALRLAAEHGGGTAMLRESVDLLRTAVRHTDPADDRRVLRLNSLGNALHRLGERTGDAGLLDEAVEVLREAVAGSEPGRTDSLVPNLAVALRERYHQTGDLAALHEAADLARQAVASSTVPLDSTSHLAVLGVILQTWYDRTGDSSAAAEAVAAARAVLGRTPEDSPQWITRANHLANALHALHRSAGDPADREEAISLLTRAADATEYGDPRLPVLLHNLGNALLHKAEAIRDPAVLDQAVTTLGRSVWAPSAGEDVRANHRMTYASALSTLHEVTGDPGVLRAAEDAYRQVASVGALPVDRRIAGARDWGAAAARGGRWHEALRGYRLAVELLPFSVTRRLGRTDQEHRLTRVQGLAAEAAASAVNAGKPELAVQLLEHGRGVLLWQAISARGERERLRDAHPELAAAFLRLRDRIDALAAEEAEGEGLPDERHRLAAEWERFVTRIRSLPEFADFLAEPTSADLLSCADRGPVVLAYCSGYRSDALILRPDGVLVVPLPEVTPATLAQQVARLDDALAAAADPAREQQAQRTLRAVLGWTWDHIAEPVLARLGLFDTPSGDDWPRLWWSPGGALAALPLHAAGHHDGHRAVLDRVISSYTPTVRTLAYARARAAGPVPPGRLLAVAQPDTPGVRPLSGARREVAELAKLLPFDALTGPEATLARVVQALPEHPYTHFACHGGGDPDDPSNARLLVHDHQREPLTVRRISRLDLPRARLAVLSACETARGAERLADESIHITSAFQVAGYPHAIGTLWPVHDAVAVRMARNLYQHLRDGWSADAPGLDTARSALALHHAVRECRAAFPRTPSLWAAHVHSGP; translated from the coding sequence ATGGCGTACGAGGGTGCGGCCACTCCGGCGGATCCGACGGAGCTGGCCAGCGCGCAGTTGCGACGGTTCCGCCACACGCACGACCGGGGGGACCTGGACCAGGCGGTCGAGTGGTTCCGCGCCGCGTTGCGTGAGGCGTCGGACGGACCAGCCCGGCGCTCCTGTTCGGCGAACCTCGCTACGGGCCTGTGGTTCCGGTGGCAGGCGTCCGGCGACAGACGCGACCGGGACGAGCTGATCACGCTGGCCGGTGAAGCCGCGGCGACCGGGCAGGCCCTGGAGCAGGACCTTCTGTTCCTCGGGGTCGCGCTGCGCAGCCGTTTCGGAGAGGAACGGCGTCGGGAGGACCGGGACCGGGCCGTCGAAGCGCTCCTGCGGGCGGCGGATGCGCCGACGGAAGAGAGCCGCAACAAGGTGATGGTGCTGGACCATCTCGGCCAGTTACTCATGGAGCGGTTCGAGGAGACGGGTGCCCCGAGCGACCTGGCAGGGGCCGAACACGCCTTCCGCCGGGCGCTGAGCCTCATGCCGTCCGGTCACGCGGCGCGCCCCGCGGTGCTGCACGCTCTCGCGGCTGTCAGGGAGCGTTCCTTCAGTCTGACGGGGGACCCGCAGTCGCTGTGCGAGGGGCTCGACCTGCGGCGCGAGGCGCTGGCGGAGAGTTCACCCGGCGTTGCGCATCGTGCCATCGTGCTCGACGGTCTCGGCGCGGCCCTACGGACCTGGGTGGACCTCTCGCCCGACGAGTCCGCCGTCGAGGAGATGCTCCGCGTCACGGAGACGGCCCTGGCCGAGGCCCCTGAGCGGGCGGACCACCGGGAACGGCTGGACGCGCTGACCGGCCGGGGCGTGGCGCTCCGGCTGGCCGCCGAGCACGGCGGCGGTACGGCCATGCTGCGTGAGTCGGTGGACCTGCTGCGCACGGCGGTCCGGCACACGGACCCGGCCGACGACCGCCGGGTGCTCAGGCTGAACAGCCTGGGAAACGCCTTGCACCGGCTCGGTGAACGGACCGGTGACGCGGGCCTGCTGGACGAGGCCGTGGAGGTGCTGCGGGAAGCCGTGGCCGGCAGCGAGCCCGGGCGGACCGACAGTCTCGTGCCCAACCTCGCCGTCGCGCTGCGCGAGCGCTACCACCAGACCGGCGACCTGGCCGCTCTGCACGAGGCCGCCGACCTGGCCCGGCAGGCCGTCGCGTCCTCCACCGTCCCGCTGGACTCCACGAGCCACCTGGCTGTCCTGGGGGTGATCCTCCAGACCTGGTACGACAGGACCGGGGACAGCTCTGCGGCGGCCGAGGCGGTGGCCGCGGCCCGCGCGGTACTGGGCCGCACACCGGAAGACAGCCCGCAGTGGATCACGCGGGCGAACCACCTCGCCAACGCACTGCACGCGCTGCACCGGTCGGCCGGCGACCCGGCCGACCGGGAAGAGGCGATATCGCTGCTGACGCGAGCCGCCGACGCCACCGAGTACGGCGACCCGCGACTGCCCGTGCTGCTGCACAATCTCGGCAACGCGCTGCTCCACAAGGCGGAGGCCATCAGGGATCCGGCCGTGCTGGACCAGGCGGTCACCACGCTCGGCCGATCGGTGTGGGCGCCTTCCGCCGGGGAGGACGTGCGGGCGAACCATCGGATGACGTACGCGAGCGCCCTGTCCACCCTGCACGAGGTCACCGGTGATCCGGGCGTGCTACGGGCGGCCGAGGACGCCTACCGGCAGGTCGCCTCGGTCGGTGCTCTCCCGGTCGACAGGCGGATCGCAGGGGCCCGCGACTGGGGCGCGGCCGCGGCGCGCGGAGGCCGCTGGCACGAGGCGCTGCGGGGATACCGGCTGGCGGTGGAGCTGCTGCCGTTCAGTGTCACGCGGCGACTGGGACGGACGGACCAGGAGCACCGGCTCACGCGGGTTCAGGGGCTGGCCGCCGAGGCGGCGGCCAGCGCCGTCAACGCCGGAAAGCCGGAACTGGCCGTCCAACTGCTGGAGCACGGCAGGGGCGTGCTGTTGTGGCAGGCCATTTCGGCACGCGGTGAGCGGGAACGGCTGCGCGACGCGCATCCGGAACTGGCCGCAGCCTTCCTCCGCCTCCGCGACCGCATCGACGCGCTCGCCGCCGAGGAGGCGGAGGGGGAGGGGCTGCCCGACGAGCGGCACCGGCTGGCCGCCGAGTGGGAACGGTTCGTCACCCGGATCCGCAGCCTGCCCGAGTTCGCCGACTTTCTCGCCGAACCGACGTCGGCCGACCTGCTGAGCTGTGCCGACCGCGGGCCGGTGGTGCTCGCCTACTGCAGCGGGTACCGCAGTGACGCGCTGATCCTGCGGCCGGACGGGGTGCTGGTGGTGCCGCTGCCCGAGGTCACTCCGGCCACGCTGGCACAGCAGGTGGCCCGACTGGACGATGCCCTCGCGGCGGCGGCCGACCCGGCCCGGGAACAGCAGGCCCAGCGGACTCTCCGCGCGGTGCTGGGCTGGACGTGGGACCACATCGCCGAACCGGTCCTCGCGCGCCTCGGTCTGTTCGACACGCCGTCCGGTGACGACTGGCCCCGGTTGTGGTGGTCGCCGGGCGGGGCGCTCGCCGCGCTGCCGCTGCACGCGGCTGGCCACCACGACGGACACCGCGCGGTCCTGGACCGGGTGATTTCCTCCTACACGCCGACCGTGCGCACCCTCGCGTACGCCAGGGCCCGGGCGGCGGGGCCGGTGCCACCGGGCCGGCTGCTGGCCGTGGCGCAACCCGACACCCCCGGCGTCCGGCCGCTGAGCGGTGCCCGCCGGGAGGTCGCGGAGCTGGCGAAGCTCCTGCCGTTCGATGCGCTCACGGGCCCCGAGGCGACGCTCGCGCGGGTGGTGCAGGCGCTGCCGGAGCACCCCTACACGCACTTCGCCTGTCACGGGGGCGGCGACCCAGACGATCCGTCGAACGCCCGCCTGCTCGTCCACGACCACCAGCGGGAGCCGCTGACGGTCCGCAGGATCTCCCGGCTGGACCTGCCGCGGGCGCGGCTCGCGGTCCTGTCGGCCTGCGAGACCGCGCGGGGCGCCGAGCGGCTGGCGGACGAGTCCATCCACATCACCTCGGCGTTCCAGGTCGCCGGATACCCTCACGCGATCGGCACCCTCTGGCCGGTCCACGACGCGGTGGCCGTGCGGATGGCCAGGAATCTGTACCAGCACCTGCGCGACGGCTGGTCCGCCGACGCACCGGGCCTCGACACGGCCCGCAGCGCCCTCGCGCTGCACCACGCCGTCCGCGAGTGCCGCGCCGCATTCCCCCGCACGCCCAGCCTGTGGGCCGCTCATGTGCACTCCGGACCCTGA
- a CDS encoding IS256 family transposase codes for MSESITEHEAVEESVVESAAEAVSDEQLISMLVDRARTDGLQLTGEGGLLQQLTKRVLESALEGEITDHVGYDKYDAAGRNSGNSRNGTRSKTVLTDVGPVEVKVPRDTASTFEPQLVKKRQRRLTGVDEMVLSLSAKGLTHGEISAHLAEVYGAEVSKQTISTITDAVMEGMAEWQSRPLDRVYPVVFVDAINVKIRDGKVANRPIYVAMAVTVEGTRDILGIWAGDGGEGAKHWLQVFTELKNRGVEDVLMLVRDGLKGLPDAVETVWPRTVVQTCIVHLIRNSIRYCARQDWDKVAKDLKPVYTAPSEAAATERFLEFSENWGSKYPAVIKLWSDAWAEMVPFLSFDVEIRKVICSTNAIESVNARIRKAVRARGHFPSEGAALKCVYMALMSLDPTGKGRRRWTMRWKAPLNAFQIAFEGRLTPTTSH; via the coding sequence ATGAGCGAGAGCATCACCGAGCACGAGGCCGTGGAGGAGTCGGTCGTTGAGTCGGCCGCGGAGGCCGTGTCGGACGAGCAGTTGATCTCGATGCTGGTCGACCGCGCCCGGACGGACGGGCTGCAGTTGACCGGTGAGGGAGGGCTGTTGCAGCAGCTGACCAAGCGGGTGCTCGAGTCCGCCCTGGAGGGCGAGATCACCGATCACGTCGGCTATGACAAGTACGACGCAGCAGGCCGGAACAGCGGCAACTCCCGTAACGGCACCCGTTCGAAGACGGTGTTGACCGACGTCGGGCCTGTCGAGGTGAAGGTGCCCCGTGACACTGCCAGCACCTTCGAGCCGCAGCTCGTGAAGAAGCGGCAGCGCCGGCTGACCGGCGTGGACGAGATGGTGCTCTCGCTGTCCGCGAAGGGGCTGACGCACGGGGAGATATCGGCTCATCTCGCCGAGGTATACGGGGCGGAGGTATCCAAGCAGACCATCTCCACGATTACCGACGCGGTGATGGAAGGCATGGCGGAATGGCAGTCTCGTCCGCTGGATCGCGTCTATCCGGTGGTCTTCGTGGACGCCATCAACGTGAAGATTCGCGATGGCAAGGTCGCTAACAGGCCGATCTATGTCGCGATGGCAGTCACTGTCGAGGGCACCCGTGACATCCTCGGGATCTGGGCGGGCGATGGTGGCGAGGGTGCCAAGCACTGGCTCCAGGTCTTCACGGAGCTGAAGAATCGCGGAGTGGAAGATGTCCTGATGCTCGTCCGTGACGGGTTGAAGGGCCTGCCGGACGCGGTCGAGACGGTCTGGCCCCGAACTGTGGTGCAGACGTGCATCGTTCACTTGATTCGCAATAGCATCCGCTACTGCGCCCGTCAGGACTGGGACAAGGTCGCGAAGGATTTGAAGCCCGTCTACACCGCGCCGAGCGAGGCTGCCGCGACCGAGCGGTTCCTGGAGTTCTCCGAGAACTGGGGCAGTAAGTATCCGGCCGTGATCAAGCTGTGGTCCGATGCCTGGGCAGAGATGGTGCCCTTCCTGTCCTTCGACGTCGAGATCCGCAAGGTGATCTGTTCGACGAACGCGATTGAGAGCGTGAACGCCAGGATCCGCAAGGCGGTGCGGGCTCGCGGCCACTTCCCGTCGGAGGGCGCCGCGTTGAAGTGCGTCTATATGGCGCTGATGAGCCTGGATCCGACCGGCAAGGGCCGGCGCCGCTGGACGATGCGCTGGAAGGCACCCCTGAACGCCTTCCAGATCGCCTTCGAAGGGCGCCTCACCCCCACCACCAGCCACTGA
- a CDS encoding transposase produces MSMARKWIADAEQDTLVPLTSFARNLRRDLDAVRNGLTLSHSSGAVEGNVNRLKMLKRQMFGQAGLDLLRKRVLLAR; encoded by the coding sequence TTGAGCATGGCGAGGAAGTGGATCGCCGACGCCGAGCAGGACACCCTGGTTCCACTGACATCCTTCGCCCGCAACCTCCGGCGTGATCTCGACGCCGTCCGCAACGGTCTGACCCTGTCGCACAGTTCCGGCGCCGTCGAGGGCAACGTCAACCGGCTGAAGATGCTGAAACGTCAGATGTTCGGCCAGGCCGGCCTCGATCTCCTTCGCAAACGTGTCCTGCTGGCACGATGA
- a CDS encoding recombinase family protein, which translates to MSGSQKITSSHRSRLALIYVRQSTLLQVRENTESTARQYALAERARQLGWAESDITVVDTDLGVSGRFSGLRAGFQQLVARVCLGEIGAVFGLEVSRLARSSAEFGRLLEFARLTDTLLIDGDGVYDLGDFNDRLVLGLKSTMSEAELHILAGRLHGARRAAAERGDLRLPLPVGLVHDADSRIVIDPDEEVRAAVADIFTLFDQHGSALGVVRAFSGRRFPRRDTGVWDGRLGWGRLTHGRAAAVLKNPVYAGAYVFGRTTSTRRVRPDGTVVNTVNRRPRDQWAALIPEHHEGYISWQHYLRIEAKLAANRTSTGARPPREGPPLCRGVIFCGSCGFPMNTSYRRADNTPDYVCTRSRSDAVSTPGCHSIAASAVDGQVARLLLAALTPEQVHLALASADEVHHRHQRSHRAAELAVERARYEADRAERAFSQVEPENRLVARSLESRWKAKLTALNQAEAALADLITSEPALPEPAQLQQLARDLPTLWEAPTTTAKDRKRLLRTLIADVTVRHVDDTRAHIGIRWHTGATDEITCDRRTNRNPTRAVEIVRELLDTRSDAEIAEHLNTLGFTTGKCRPFTVASVRHIRQQHAIGSKRNDPTGPGEITVPQAARILGIHEATIYPWLRSGEMTARQARHRRWCIPWNSEVEKYWRTRVATSSHLTHTNPIYETGQAV; encoded by the coding sequence ATGAGTGGCTCCCAGAAGATCACCTCCTCGCACCGGTCTCGGCTCGCGTTGATCTATGTGAGGCAGTCGACGCTGCTGCAGGTGCGGGAGAACACCGAGTCGACGGCCCGGCAGTACGCACTGGCCGAGCGGGCACGGCAGCTGGGTTGGGCCGAGTCGGACATCACGGTCGTCGACACGGATCTGGGGGTCTCGGGCCGGTTCTCCGGCCTGCGGGCCGGATTCCAGCAGCTGGTGGCCCGGGTGTGCCTCGGGGAGATCGGTGCGGTCTTCGGTCTGGAGGTGTCCCGGCTCGCGCGTTCGTCGGCCGAGTTCGGTCGGCTGCTGGAGTTCGCGCGCCTGACCGACACCCTCCTGATCGACGGCGACGGCGTCTATGACCTGGGCGATTTCAACGACAGGCTGGTGCTGGGGCTGAAGTCCACGATGAGCGAGGCCGAACTGCACATCCTGGCCGGGCGTCTGCACGGCGCCCGCCGGGCCGCGGCCGAACGCGGCGACCTGCGGCTGCCGCTGCCGGTCGGACTGGTCCACGACGCAGACAGCCGCATCGTCATCGACCCGGACGAGGAGGTCCGGGCCGCGGTCGCCGACATCTTCACGCTGTTCGACCAGCATGGTTCCGCACTCGGAGTGGTCCGCGCTTTCTCGGGCCGCCGCTTCCCGCGCCGGGACACTGGGGTGTGGGACGGACGCCTCGGCTGGGGCCGGCTCACGCACGGACGGGCCGCCGCCGTACTGAAGAACCCTGTCTATGCAGGTGCGTACGTCTTCGGCCGCACGACAAGCACGCGCCGGGTGCGGCCCGACGGCACCGTGGTCAACACGGTCAACCGACGTCCTCGCGATCAGTGGGCCGCTCTGATCCCTGAACACCACGAGGGCTATATCTCCTGGCAGCACTACCTGCGGATCGAGGCGAAACTGGCCGCGAACCGCACCAGCACCGGGGCACGACCGCCGCGCGAAGGCCCGCCGCTGTGTCGGGGCGTCATCTTCTGCGGTTCGTGCGGCTTCCCCATGAACACCAGCTACCGGCGCGCGGACAACACCCCGGACTACGTCTGCACCCGCTCACGCAGCGACGCGGTCAGCACCCCGGGCTGCCACTCAATCGCCGCCTCGGCCGTCGACGGGCAGGTGGCCCGACTGCTGCTGGCCGCGCTGACTCCCGAGCAGGTCCACCTGGCTCTGGCCTCGGCCGACGAGGTCCACCACCGACACCAACGCTCGCACCGGGCAGCCGAACTCGCCGTCGAACGCGCCCGCTACGAAGCCGACCGCGCCGAGCGTGCGTTCAGCCAGGTCGAGCCGGAGAACCGGCTGGTCGCCCGCTCGCTCGAGTCCCGCTGGAAGGCCAAGCTCACGGCCCTGAACCAAGCCGAGGCCGCACTCGCCGACCTGATCACCTCCGAGCCTGCCCTGCCCGAGCCCGCACAACTGCAACAACTCGCCCGCGATCTGCCCACATTGTGGGAAGCGCCGACCACCACGGCCAAGGACCGCAAGCGTCTGCTGCGGACCTTGATCGCGGACGTGACCGTGCGACATGTCGACGACACCCGAGCCCACATCGGCATCCGCTGGCACACCGGCGCCACTGACGAGATCACCTGCGACCGGCGGACCAACCGCAATCCCACCCGAGCTGTCGAGATCGTCCGTGAACTCCTGGATACCCGCAGCGATGCCGAGATCGCTGAGCACCTCAACACACTCGGCTTCACCACAGGCAAGTGCCGTCCCTTCACCGTCGCCTCGGTCCGGCACATCCGTCAGCAGCACGCGATCGGCTCCAAACGCAACGACCCCACAGGCCCCGGCGAGATCACGGTGCCACAGGCCGCACGCATCCTCGGCATCCACGAGGCCACGATCTATCCCTGGCTCCGCAGCGGCGAGATGACCGCCCGCCAGGCACGCCACCGACGCTGGTGCATCCCATGGAACAGCGAGGTCGAGAAGTACTGGCGCACCCGGGTCGCGACCTCCTCGCACCTCACGCACACAAACCCCATCTACGAGACAGGACAGGCAGTATGA
- a CDS encoding DUF5372 family protein, whose protein sequence is MTLRISTSKERKGTNSAQASDQRTQHSAPVRDVSADSLMVTHPFHPWSGRRVRVCRSVRRGGGLVFVCTAGDGMTVTLPQAWTDRVPDPGENRLAADGLGALSALVNALMSRCGEPGGGGPS, encoded by the coding sequence ATGACCTTGCGGATCTCGACGTCGAAGGAGAGGAAGGGCACGAACTCGGCCCAGGCGTCCGACCAGAGGACACAGCACAGTGCCCCTGTTCGTGATGTTTCTGCAGATTCGCTGATGGTCACCCATCCGTTTCACCCGTGGTCGGGGCGCCGGGTGCGGGTGTGTCGGTCGGTGCGTCGCGGGGGCGGGCTCGTCTTCGTGTGCACGGCCGGTGACGGGATGACGGTGACGCTGCCGCAGGCGTGGACGGATCGCGTCCCGGATCCGGGTGAGAACCGGCTCGCCGCTGACGGGCTCGGCGCGCTGTCTGCGCTGGTGAATGCCCTGATGAGCCGTTGCGGTGAGCCGGGTGGCGGAGGACCGTCGTGA